A window of the Kosakonia radicincitans DSM 16656 genome harbors these coding sequences:
- the metN gene encoding methionine ABC transporter ATP-binding protein MetN: MIKLSNITKVFQQGNRNIQALNNVSLHVPAGQIYGVIGASGAGKSTLIRCVNLLERPTQGSVLVDGQELTKLSEVELTKARRQIGMIFQHFNLLASRTVFGNVALPLELDNTPRDEINRRVKELLDLVGLGDKHDSYPANLSGGQKQRVAIARALASNPKVLLCDEATSALDPATTRSILELLKDINRRLGLTILLITHEMDVVKRICDCVAVISNGELIEQDTVSEVFSHPKTPLAQQFIQSTLHLDIPEDYAQRLQPEPQADSVPMLRMEFTGQSVDAPLLSETARRFNVNNNIISAQMDYAGGVKFGIMLTEMHGTQQDTQAAIAWLQEHHVKIEVLGYV, translated from the coding sequence ATGATTAAACTTTCGAATATCACCAAAGTGTTCCAGCAGGGGAACCGTAATATACAGGCGCTGAACAACGTCAGCCTGCATGTTCCCGCTGGTCAAATTTATGGCGTTATTGGCGCATCAGGTGCGGGGAAAAGTACGCTTATCCGCTGCGTTAACCTGCTTGAGCGTCCGACGCAAGGCAGTGTGCTGGTCGATGGCCAGGAACTGACTAAACTCTCTGAAGTGGAATTAACTAAAGCTCGCCGCCAAATTGGCATGATCTTCCAGCACTTTAATCTGCTGGCATCGCGTACCGTTTTCGGTAATGTCGCATTACCGCTGGAGCTGGATAATACCCCGCGTGACGAGATCAATCGCCGGGTAAAAGAGCTGCTTGATCTGGTCGGTCTTGGCGATAAACATGACAGTTATCCGGCCAACCTCTCCGGGGGGCAAAAACAGCGCGTGGCAATCGCCCGTGCGTTGGCCAGCAATCCGAAAGTGCTGCTGTGTGACGAAGCCACCAGCGCGCTCGATCCGGCAACAACACGTTCCATTCTTGAATTGCTGAAAGACATCAACCGTCGCCTCGGTCTGACCATTCTGCTGATCACCCACGAAATGGATGTGGTTAAGCGCATTTGCGACTGCGTGGCCGTTATCAGCAACGGTGAACTGATTGAGCAAGATACGGTGAGTGAAGTCTTCTCCCATCCGAAAACGCCGCTGGCACAGCAGTTTATTCAGTCCACGCTGCATCTCGATATTCCGGAAGATTATGCACAACGCTTGCAGCCGGAACCGCAGGCTGACAGCGTACCGATGCTGCGTATGGAGTTTACTGGTCAGTCGGTGGATGCGCCGCTGTTGTCTGAAACCGCGCGTCGTTTCAACGTGAACAACAACATTATTAGCGCGCAGATGGATTACGCGGGCGGCGTGAAGTTCGGCATTATGCTGACGGAAATGCACGGCACTCAGCAAGATACCCAGGCAGCCATCGCCTGGTTGCAGGAACACCATGTAAAAATAGAGGTACTCGGTTATGTCTGA
- a CDS encoding winged helix-turn-helix transcriptional regulator yields MKNEPLCTAPCPIARSLGRIGDSWSMIILRDAFAGFTRFDEFQKSTNIAPNILSRRLKELVDDGLLEKVSYSSTPPRYEYHLTQLGRDFRPVILALAEWGNRHFSPEGAQIQLVERETQRPVQAILVDKETGEPITPEKYTLVPGPAASPMIHYRHDYLQRKRAGDNTQKFVPQHYASRDHDAE; encoded by the coding sequence ATGAAAAATGAACCGCTTTGCACTGCTCCCTGCCCCATCGCCCGCAGCCTGGGACGTATTGGTGATAGCTGGAGCATGATAATCCTGCGCGACGCGTTTGCCGGTTTCACGCGCTTTGATGAGTTCCAGAAAAGCACCAACATTGCTCCGAATATTCTCTCTCGCCGTCTGAAAGAACTGGTGGATGACGGATTACTGGAAAAGGTGAGCTATAGCAGCACGCCACCTCGTTACGAATACCATTTGACGCAGCTCGGGCGCGACTTCCGCCCGGTGATCCTTGCGCTGGCTGAATGGGGAAATCGCCACTTCTCCCCGGAAGGCGCACAAATTCAGTTGGTTGAACGAGAAACACAGCGCCCGGTCCAGGCAATCCTGGTAGATAAAGAGACCGGTGAGCCAATCACACCGGAGAAATACACCCTGGTTCCAGGCCCTGCGGCATCGCCGATGATCCACTACCGCCATGACTATCTGCAACGAAAACGGGCAGGCGATAACACGCAGAAATTCGTACCGCAACACTATGCGAGCCGCGATCATGACGCTGAATAA
- the yafC gene encoding DNA-binding transcriptional regulator YafC — protein sequence MKTTSEELAIFVAVVESGSFSRAAERLGQANSAISRAVKKLENKLGVNLLNRTTRQLSLTEEGERYFRRVQSVLQEMAAAETEIMETNSTPSGTLRIDAATPVVLHFLMPLIKPFRERYPEIKLSLVSSETFINLIERKVDVAIRVGKLTDSSLRARPLFKSYRKIIASPEYIARYGKPETVEELSNHVCLGFTEPVSLNVWPIAAADGQLYEVTPDIASNSGETLKHLCLSGNGIASLSDYMIDKELASGELVDLLADKRLPVEMPFSAVYYSDRAVSTRIRAFIDFVSEHLPPTVEK from the coding sequence ATGAAAACCACTTCAGAAGAACTCGCGATTTTTGTTGCCGTTGTTGAAAGCGGCAGCTTCAGCCGGGCAGCGGAACGCCTGGGACAAGCCAATTCGGCCATCAGCCGCGCTGTGAAGAAGCTGGAAAATAAGCTTGGGGTTAATTTGCTTAATCGCACCACGCGCCAGCTCAGCCTGACCGAAGAAGGCGAGCGCTACTTTCGGCGCGTACAAAGCGTCTTGCAGGAGATGGCGGCAGCAGAAACCGAGATCATGGAGACCAACTCCACGCCCAGCGGTACGTTACGCATCGACGCCGCAACCCCTGTGGTGCTGCATTTTTTGATGCCGTTGATAAAACCGTTTCGCGAGCGCTATCCGGAAATTAAACTGTCACTGGTCTCCAGTGAAACCTTTATCAACCTGATCGAACGTAAAGTGGATGTTGCGATCCGCGTAGGTAAACTGACCGATTCCAGCCTGCGCGCCCGTCCGCTGTTTAAAAGCTATCGCAAAATTATCGCTTCGCCGGAATATATTGCTCGCTACGGAAAACCGGAAACAGTGGAAGAGTTAAGCAACCACGTCTGCCTTGGTTTTACCGAACCGGTTTCGCTTAACGTCTGGCCCATTGCTGCTGCCGATGGACAACTGTATGAAGTGACACCAGATATTGCGTCGAACAGCGGTGAAACGCTGAAACATCTGTGCCTGAGCGGAAATGGCATTGCCAGCCTGTCGGACTATATGATCGACAAAGAACTGGCGAGTGGGGAACTGGTTGATTTGCTGGCGGATAAGCGTCTGCCGGTGGAAATGCCTTTCAGCGCCGTTTACTACAGCGACCGGGCAGTGAGCACCCGCATCCGCGCTTTTATTGATTTTGTCAGCGAGCATTTACCGCCGACAGTAGAGAAATAA
- the dkgB gene encoding 2,5-didehydrogluconate reductase DkgB encodes MSIPAFGLGTFRLTDEAVIASVKNALELGYRVIDTAQIYGNEEAIGKALAESGVAREELFITTKIWTENLGEAKLIPSLKESLKKLGTDYVDLTLIHWPSPGAEVPVAVSMQELMKAKAQGLTRQIGVSNFTIPLMEEAIAAVGAENIATNQIELSPYLQNRKVVDWAKQHGIHITSYMTLAYGKALKDEVIGRIAQKHNATPAQVILAWAMGEGYAVIPSSTKRENLASNLQSQTLKLDAADKAAIAGLDCNDRLVSPEGLAPNWD; translated from the coding sequence ATGTCTATCCCTGCATTTGGTCTGGGTACCTTCCGTTTAACGGATGAAGCGGTGATCGCTTCGGTAAAAAATGCCCTTGAACTGGGTTATCGCGTGATTGATACCGCACAGATTTACGGTAATGAGGAAGCGATTGGTAAAGCACTTGCTGAAAGCGGTGTGGCACGTGAAGAACTGTTTATCACCACCAAGATCTGGACGGAAAATCTGGGTGAGGCAAAGCTGATCCCAAGCCTGAAAGAGAGCCTGAAGAAACTGGGCACCGATTATGTTGATCTGACGCTGATCCACTGGCCATCTCCTGGGGCAGAAGTACCGGTTGCAGTCTCTATGCAGGAGTTGATGAAGGCAAAAGCGCAGGGCCTGACTCGTCAGATTGGCGTATCTAACTTCACCATCCCATTGATGGAAGAAGCGATTGCGGCGGTGGGAGCAGAGAATATCGCGACCAACCAGATTGAACTCTCGCCGTATCTGCAAAACCGCAAAGTGGTCGACTGGGCGAAACAGCACGGTATTCACATCACCTCTTACATGACACTGGCTTATGGTAAGGCGCTGAAAGATGAAGTGATTGGCCGCATCGCGCAGAAACATAACGCTACGCCGGCACAGGTTATCCTGGCCTGGGCGATGGGTGAAGGTTATGCGGTGATCCCGTCTTCCACTAAGCGTGAAAACCTTGCCAGCAACCTACAGTCGCAGACACTTAAACTGGATGCAGCAGATAAAGCGGCAATTGCCGGGTTGGATTGCAATGACCGCCTGGTCAGCCCGGAAGGGCTTGCGCCAAACTGGGATTAA
- a CDS encoding methionine ABC transporter permease MetI yields MSEAMMWLFARSIWETLFMTFASGLLGFVVGLPFGVLLYVTRPGQIMQNPGLYRVISALVNIFRSIPFIILLVWMIPFTRVIVGTSIGLYAVIVPLTVGAAPFIARMVENTLLELPAGLIEASRAMGATPMQIIRKVLLPEALPGLINAATITLITLVGYSAMGGAVGAGGLGQLGIQYGYVTYNPLVMNTVLILLVVLVYLIQFAGDRIVRAVTHK; encoded by the coding sequence ATGTCTGAGGCAATGATGTGGCTCTTTGCCCGCAGCATCTGGGAAACACTGTTTATGACCTTTGCCTCCGGTCTGCTGGGGTTTGTCGTGGGTCTGCCGTTTGGCGTGCTGTTGTATGTCACGCGTCCGGGTCAGATCATGCAGAATCCGGGTCTGTATCGGGTGATCTCTGCGCTGGTAAACATTTTCCGTTCCATTCCGTTCATTATTTTGCTGGTCTGGATGATTCCTTTTACGCGCGTGATTGTCGGCACCTCAATTGGTCTGTACGCCGTCATTGTACCGCTGACGGTTGGCGCCGCGCCGTTTATCGCCCGTATGGTGGAAAACACCCTGTTGGAGCTGCCGGCAGGTTTGATTGAAGCTTCCCGTGCGATGGGTGCAACGCCAATGCAGATCATCCGCAAAGTGCTGTTGCCGGAAGCGCTGCCGGGCCTCATTAATGCTGCGACCATTACGCTGATTACCCTCGTGGGTTATTCCGCAATGGGCGGTGCCGTCGGTGCCGGTGGTCTGGGACAACTGGGGATCCAGTACGGCTATGTGACCTATAACCCATTAGTGATGAATACCGTACTGATATTACTGGTGGTTCTGGTTTACTTAATTCAGTTCGCGGGCGATCGTATCGTCCGGGCTGTGACGCACAAATAA
- a CDS encoding endonuclease/exonuclease/phosphatase family protein yields the protein MPKNTYAMRYVAGQPAERILPPGSFASIGKALPAGVPLSSDEKIRVLVWNIFKQQRAEWLSVLQNFGKDAHLVLLQEAQTTPELVRFATTNYLAADQVPAFVLPQHPSGVMTLSSAHPVYCCPLREREPILRLAKSALVTVYPLPDLRNLMVVNVHAVNFSLGVDVYSKQLLPIGDQILRHNGPVIMAGDFNAWSRPRMNALYRFTRDMSLRQVRFTDDNRRRAFGRPLDFIFYRGLNVEEASVLVTRASDHNPLLVEFSPGKAGK from the coding sequence GTGCCAAAAAATACCTATGCCATGCGATATGTTGCCGGACAACCCGCGGAGCGAATCTTACCGCCGGGGTCTTTCGCGAGTATTGGCAAGGCGCTGCCCGCAGGCGTTCCGCTAAGCAGCGACGAAAAAATTCGCGTTCTGGTGTGGAATATTTTCAAGCAGCAGCGCGCGGAGTGGCTGTCGGTACTGCAAAATTTTGGTAAAGATGCGCATCTGGTTTTACTGCAGGAAGCGCAAACCACGCCGGAACTGGTCCGGTTTGCGACCACTAACTATCTTGCTGCTGACCAGGTTCCCGCCTTTGTTTTACCGCAGCACCCCTCGGGAGTAATGACACTTTCCTCGGCGCATCCGGTTTATTGCTGTCCGTTACGTGAACGTGAGCCGATCTTGCGGCTGGCAAAATCGGCATTAGTAACGGTTTATCCGTTGCCTGATTTACGCAATCTGATGGTCGTGAATGTGCATGCAGTGAATTTCAGTCTTGGCGTGGACGTTTACAGCAAGCAATTACTGCCGATTGGCGATCAGATATTGCGCCATAACGGGCCGGTGATCATGGCTGGCGATTTTAATGCCTGGAGCCGTCCACGCATGAATGCTCTGTACCGCTTCACCCGGGATATGTCTCTGCGGCAGGTGCGCTTTACCGACGACAATCGCCGGCGTGCCTTTGGTCGACCGCTCGATTTTATCTTTTATCGCGGGTTAAACGTGGAGGAAGCTTCAGTCCTGGTGACCCGCGCGTCGGATCATAACCCACTGCTGGTGGAGTTTAGTCCTGGCAAAGCCGGGAAGTGA
- the gmhB gene encoding D-glycero-beta-D-manno-heptose 1,7-bisphosphate 7-phosphatase: MAKSVPAIFLDRDGTINVDHGYVHEIDNFEFIDGVIDAMRELKEMGYALVLVTNQSGIARGKFTEAQFETLTEWMDWSLADRGVDLDGIYYCPHHPQGTVEEFRQVCDCRKPHPGMLISARDFLHIDMAASYMVGDKIEDMQAADAAQVGTKVLVRTGKPVTPEAEKSADWVINSLAELPLAIKKHQK; the protein is encoded by the coding sequence GTGGCAAAGTCAGTACCCGCTATTTTCCTCGATCGTGATGGCACGATTAATGTTGATCATGGCTACGTGCATGAGATCGATAACTTCGAATTTATTGATGGCGTTATTGACGCCATGCGCGAACTTAAAGAGATGGGCTACGCGCTGGTTCTGGTAACGAACCAGTCTGGTATTGCTCGCGGTAAATTTACCGAAGCGCAGTTTGAAACGCTGACCGAGTGGATGGACTGGTCGCTGGCCGATCGCGGTGTGGATCTGGACGGTATCTATTATTGTCCACATCACCCGCAGGGAACCGTTGAAGAGTTTCGTCAGGTGTGCGATTGCCGTAAGCCGCATCCGGGGATGTTGATCTCTGCCCGCGATTTCCTGCACATCGATATGGCTGCTTCTTATATGGTAGGCGATAAAATAGAAGATATGCAGGCGGCGGATGCTGCACAAGTGGGTACGAAAGTCTTAGTGCGCACGGGCAAACCGGTCACCCCGGAAGCGGAAAAAAGCGCTGATTGGGTGATTAATAGCCTTGCGGAGCTGCCATTAGCTATCAAAAAGCACCAAAAATAA
- a CDS encoding DHA2 family efflux MFS transporter permease subunit: MSSTGAVPLPQGVSVPVSQKVFAFATMCVGMFIALIDIQIVSASLRDIGGGLSAGDDETVWVQTSYLIAEIIIIPLSGWLARVMSTRWLFAASAAGFTVMSLLCGWAWNIQSMIAFRALQGLAGGSMIPLVFTTAFAFFQGKQRVIAAATIGGLASLAPTLGPTVGGWITENFNWHWLFFINILPGIYITIAVPLLVKIDTPDPSLLRGADYLSIILLAVSLGCLEYTLEEGPRWGWFDDTTLATTGWIALLCGIAFIVRTLRHAQPVMDLRALQDRTFTLGCYFSFMAGVGIFATIYLTPLFLGTVRGYSALEIGLAVFSTGLFQVLSIPFYAWLANRVDLRWLLMVGLLGFAVSMYSFIPLTHEWGAQELLLPQAFRGLAQQFAVAPTVTLTLGSLPPTRLKLASGLFNLMRNLGGAIGIALCGTVINDRTNFHYSRLADHLNNASLPVTDFIQNSTNQLMSQGVSPEIANSAALKNLSALAMREARTQAFSDAFWLIMLGFLIAALLVPFMKKPQTP; encoded by the coding sequence ATGAGCAGCACTGGCGCAGTACCGCTGCCACAAGGCGTTTCAGTGCCGGTCAGTCAGAAAGTGTTTGCCTTCGCCACCATGTGCGTGGGCATGTTCATTGCGCTTATTGATATTCAGATTGTTTCAGCTTCATTGCGGGACATTGGCGGCGGGCTTTCTGCTGGTGACGATGAAACGGTGTGGGTGCAGACCAGTTACCTAATCGCAGAAATCATCATTATTCCTCTCTCCGGCTGGCTGGCGCGGGTTATGTCAACACGCTGGCTGTTTGCCGCTTCTGCGGCCGGTTTCACCGTGATGAGCCTGCTGTGCGGCTGGGCATGGAATATTCAAAGCATGATCGCTTTCCGCGCCTTGCAAGGCCTGGCGGGTGGTTCAATGATCCCACTGGTTTTCACGACAGCGTTTGCTTTTTTCCAGGGAAAACAACGTGTCATCGCAGCGGCAACGATCGGCGGCCTGGCATCGCTGGCACCGACTCTTGGCCCAACGGTCGGTGGGTGGATAACCGAAAATTTTAACTGGCACTGGCTTTTTTTTATCAACATTCTGCCCGGAATTTACATCACCATTGCGGTTCCGCTGTTAGTAAAAATCGATACGCCTGACCCTTCGCTTCTGCGCGGAGCTGATTACCTGAGCATTATTCTACTCGCCGTTTCACTGGGTTGCCTGGAGTACACACTCGAGGAAGGGCCACGCTGGGGTTGGTTTGATGATACAACGCTGGCGACTACCGGCTGGATAGCGTTGCTGTGCGGTATTGCTTTTATTGTGCGTACCCTCCGTCATGCGCAACCGGTGATGGATCTTCGGGCTTTGCAGGACAGAACCTTTACGCTGGGCTGCTATTTCTCGTTTATGGCAGGAGTCGGCATCTTTGCTACGATCTACCTGACTCCGCTGTTTCTTGGGACGGTTCGCGGTTACAGCGCGCTGGAAATCGGTCTGGCGGTTTTTTCTACTGGTCTGTTCCAGGTGCTCTCGATACCGTTTTATGCCTGGCTGGCCAACCGTGTCGATTTACGCTGGCTGTTAATGGTGGGGTTGCTGGGTTTTGCGGTTTCGATGTACAGCTTTATTCCTCTCACCCATGAATGGGGAGCGCAGGAACTGCTGTTGCCGCAGGCATTTCGCGGGCTGGCGCAGCAGTTTGCCGTCGCACCAACGGTCACACTTACGTTGGGTAGTCTGCCGCCCACACGCCTGAAACTGGCATCCGGGCTGTTTAATTTGATGCGCAACCTCGGTGGCGCCATTGGTATCGCCCTGTGCGGTACAGTGATCAATGACCGAACCAATTTTCACTATAGCCGCCTTGCCGATCATCTCAATAACGCCAGCCTTCCAGTGACGGATTTCATTCAAAACAGTACCAACCAGTTGATGAGCCAGGGAGTTTCGCCGGAAATAGCCAACAGTGCCGCCCTGAAAAACCTTTCGGCATTAGCGATGAGGGAGGCGCGGACACAGGCTTTCTCGGATGCATTCTGGTTAATTATGCTGGGTTTTTTGATTGCTGCGTTGCTTGTTCCATTTATGAAAAAGCCGCAGACACCATGA
- the fabF gene encoding beta-ketoacyl-ACP synthase II, protein MSVPTKRVVVTGMGIVSPLGCGVSHVWQALLQGKSGISRLDEEIVEDIACKVAGQVPSIEDDPLHGFDPSVAIPSKERKKMDRFIEFAMVAAQEALSQAGWFPEDPAERERTATVIATGIGGFNEIANAVRTTDTRGPRRLSPFTIPSFLANLAAGHVSIAHGFRGPIGAPVTACAAGAQAIGDAARMIRAGEADIALCGGSEAAIHRVSLGGFAAAKALSSNFNDHPEAASRPFDRDRDGFVMGEGAGLIVIESLEHALARGATPLAELVGYGTSADAHHLTAGPEDGNGARRAMEAAIKQAGISSADIQHINAHATSTQVGDKGELAAIKSVFGTHRVAVTSTKSATGHLLGAAGGIEAIFTIQALREQVVPPTLNLHHPDADAEGLHLVALTTQPQRMHYALSNGFGFGGVNASLLLKRWE, encoded by the coding sequence ATGAGCGTTCCAACAAAACGCGTCGTCGTGACAGGAATGGGGATCGTCAGCCCGCTCGGCTGCGGAGTGTCACATGTCTGGCAAGCATTATTGCAGGGAAAATCCGGGATCTCCCGTCTTGATGAGGAGATCGTTGAAGATATTGCCTGTAAAGTTGCGGGACAGGTTCCTTCCATTGAAGACGATCCGTTACATGGATTCGATCCCTCAGTAGCGATCCCATCGAAGGAACGGAAAAAAATGGATCGTTTTATCGAATTTGCGATGGTGGCTGCGCAGGAAGCGCTCTCTCAGGCAGGTTGGTTTCCAGAAGATCCAGCTGAAAGAGAGCGCACCGCAACAGTGATCGCTACCGGTATTGGCGGTTTCAATGAGATAGCTAATGCCGTACGCACTACTGATACTCGCGGGCCGCGCCGTCTTTCCCCCTTTACCATCCCTTCCTTTCTCGCCAACCTGGCTGCTGGTCACGTTTCTATTGCCCACGGTTTTCGAGGTCCGATTGGCGCGCCTGTTACTGCCTGCGCAGCAGGAGCTCAGGCAATTGGCGATGCAGCACGAATGATTCGCGCCGGTGAAGCGGATATTGCACTGTGCGGTGGAAGCGAGGCCGCGATCCATCGGGTCAGTCTTGGCGGTTTTGCTGCAGCAAAAGCATTATCCAGCAATTTTAATGATCATCCCGAGGCGGCATCACGGCCTTTTGACCGCGATCGTGACGGTTTTGTGATGGGAGAAGGTGCAGGTCTCATCGTTATTGAATCGCTGGAGCACGCTCTGGCGCGGGGCGCTACGCCGCTGGCGGAATTGGTCGGATATGGTACCAGTGCCGATGCGCATCATCTTACTGCGGGGCCAGAAGATGGTAACGGCGCGCGTCGGGCGATGGAGGCGGCGATTAAGCAGGCAGGTATTAGCTCAGCAGATATTCAGCATATTAATGCTCATGCCACATCAACACAGGTTGGAGATAAAGGAGAACTGGCCGCGATTAAGAGCGTGTTTGGAACACATCGGGTAGCCGTTACTTCAACGAAATCAGCGACCGGCCACTTGCTCGGAGCGGCGGGAGGAATTGAAGCCATCTTCACCATTCAGGCATTGCGTGAGCAGGTTGTTCCACCAACGTTGAATCTGCATCACCCGGATGCTGATGCCGAGGGGCTCCATCTGGTTGCGCTTACCACGCAGCCTCAGCGCATGCACTATGCGTTATCGAATGGGTTTGGTTTTGGTGGCGTAAATGCCAGCTTACTGCTGAAACGCTGGGAATAA
- a CDS encoding HlyD family secretion protein, whose translation MTLNKKKKTLVLIALMAGLLAGASYGVYWWQSGRFIQSTDDAYVGGDISAISSKVSGYIQQIAVQDNMSVKRGDLLIRLDDRDYQAAVEQAIGEVAAQQAALADIDATRQLQLATIEGSAASLTAARAVTEKSANDNRRYNALVMSSAVSAQVRENASADYRRARAEESKAQADTTVAERQLLVLNAKEKQTQAALVQAQASLAMARLNLSYTEIRAPFDGVIGNRRAWSGSFVNSGTQLLSLVPADGLWIDANFKESQLAHMRPGQSATIVADVLPGHTFHGHVASVSPATGSRFSILPAENATGNFTKIVQRVPVRIALEGDAAKLDVLRPGLSVVVTVDEKSSR comes from the coding sequence ATGACGCTGAATAAAAAGAAAAAAACGCTGGTGCTGATAGCGCTGATGGCTGGATTGTTGGCGGGTGCAAGTTACGGCGTTTACTGGTGGCAAAGCGGGCGTTTTATTCAGTCGACTGATGATGCTTATGTCGGCGGCGATATCAGCGCCATTTCCAGTAAAGTTTCCGGCTATATCCAGCAGATCGCGGTACAGGACAATATGTCAGTGAAGCGAGGCGATCTGTTAATCCGTCTTGATGATCGCGACTACCAGGCCGCCGTTGAACAAGCCATCGGTGAGGTTGCCGCCCAGCAGGCCGCTCTTGCCGACATTGACGCCACCCGACAATTGCAACTGGCTACCATTGAAGGTTCGGCAGCTTCTCTGACGGCAGCCAGAGCCGTTACGGAAAAGTCCGCAAACGACAATCGCCGCTATAACGCGCTGGTGATGTCCAGTGCCGTTTCCGCCCAGGTGAGGGAAAATGCCTCTGCGGATTATCGTCGCGCCCGTGCAGAAGAGAGCAAAGCGCAGGCGGATACGACGGTCGCCGAACGCCAGTTATTAGTGCTGAATGCCAAAGAAAAACAGACGCAAGCCGCGCTGGTACAAGCACAAGCCAGCCTTGCAATGGCGCGATTAAATCTCAGTTATACCGAAATTCGGGCACCGTTTGATGGCGTGATCGGTAACCGTCGTGCGTGGTCCGGCTCCTTCGTCAACAGCGGAACGCAATTGCTTTCGCTGGTTCCCGCTGACGGTTTATGGATTGATGCAAATTTTAAAGAGAGCCAGTTAGCGCATATGCGTCCAGGGCAAAGCGCCACGATCGTAGCCGATGTTTTGCCGGGTCATACTTTCCATGGCCATGTTGCCAGCGTTTCACCGGCAACCGGCTCGCGGTTTAGCATTCTCCCGGCAGAAAATGCTACCGGAAATTTCACCAAAATCGTTCAGCGCGTCCCCGTACGTATCGCGCTGGAAGGTGATGCGGCAAAACTTGATGTATTGCGTCCGGGGCTTTCTGTCGTCGTCACTGTTGATGAAAAGAGCTCGCGATGA